The following DNA comes from Anastrepha obliqua isolate idAnaObli1 chromosome 1, idAnaObli1_1.0, whole genome shotgun sequence.
AGCAAAGTGTtgtgtgacaagtccgaacagaaaactgtcaaactttctactaaaacttgatagggaaaaggatcggttgatggtcggtattattacaggcgCAACCCGCACATGACCACCATTGTAATCATTGGGGACACGATTtgtctgtcttgcttggaggaagCAGATAGCACTgagtactttctctgtgagtaagGCTACGAGTTTCGGgatccgatgtcgtgagaatgagtaatattcgttctctaaaactgtcggatatttacagatttgccaaagaatctggaaaattctcacaggactaactacatTTGTCTCTGTTTCTATTGTTATTCTATTattcgccctttacaggggcgttagaggGTTAGAAAGGttaaatttgcatatctaaaagtctccaattcaaaatggaagaactttttttatattaatcctaaaaatatttttaaaaaaggaccttaaagctaaagtactactttgcgatgccgttgtaaaaaattaaaaaaaactttaccttgctcaaaaaaaaattataaaaatggccaaaatctgcattttttgactatttaacctcaaattgccaaaaatcctgacgtgctggagcattttcaaggtcatattcgttttcagcataaaaaaccttcaagaaacacccatagcggttGTAGAAACAGTAAAAACGCgagatttcgcaggcctgtgttattttTAATCTCGAAATCCTCGAATTTCATATTTCTtacttgaattatttaattaaattgaagtCTGCTGTTTCAAGCAGGAATGTGCAACTTTCCTCAAAGTAAAATGGCACTTTGCTCTCTTAATTTCGTCTTCTTTGCAAGTTTTTGAGTACTCGAATGTTAAACTACATAATTTGAAACTGTTTATACCAGCTATTTGGTACAAATACACTTATAAGGTGTGGGCATGCacctacacatgcacacatacgagtatatacatatgtacaggtaTTACAAATGCAGCACTTCTATGCGAAGATGAATGCAACATTTTCTTAGTATGCACCTCATTGAGACATTTGATTaattacatacgtatgtactatatgtatgtatctaccgTCGTTTTGTGAAAagggaatttttgttttggatttttgcactaaattttgtttgaacACATCCGACCACTTCCGTTGAAGGTGTTACATCGAAGCTGCTAATTACACAGGAGTatgcacgcacatacatacaaatatctgTCATACGCACAAACAAGTGTGAAGAGGCGAGTCCTATTTGGTCTCAAATCAGAACGTGTGAAAaatttggtgtaaaatgttTGGCAGATAATTAGGGAGAAATGTAACCAGGACATACGTTTTTTATACACATACaaagtaatattatttatagTGTTTGACAGAATCGATAGCTGAAATTATAGATATTGAGTACTGAATCTAAACCTTAATTTGGTAATTGCACTCAGTGTGGATTCAAAGCACTCAGGTCGTTCCGAATAAAGAATTTACTTTACTACAGAACTTAGAGGAAGTCAGTACTAAAGCGTTCTCCAATAGACCtcctattattttaatattcatataaatgatcggatgtttatttcattataaagagaaaggtatgccgttaaaagaggaaaataacatcgggcaaatgaccaccacgaccacgcttacgggACAATATCCttctcatgaaattttccataaccgaattgcaaagtggctgccctatgtcctcgatagcctcacgaattccatctttgaggtcttgaattgaccctgggctgttggcttagcccttctctttcacgtggccccaaagaaaaaagtcacaaagttttaaatcacaagatctcggtggccaattgtgctcacctctttgagagataacacggccggaaacttttcccgtaaaagatcaatggtttcgttgcttgtgtgggacgtagctccatcttgttgaaaataaacgttgtccagatcaataccatccaattcaggccgtaaaaaatcgttaatcatctctcgaaatagcacctgttattcaaaataacacctgctattggaaaaccctttagctctgtctagtgaaccgttgtctgtctgtatactgcagctgtttaattcacaagtgtcaaatatgattggcatacgacgccattttcaaaaagtatGAATCTTCCGGGgctattaattttgtgccaccttgtataatcttTTGAAAATATCTGTCAATATATTatagaatatttatttgctttgaaacctcgggcatgaaacaccaaatgacagaaacgggtttttctaatagcggtagcgCATCACCAGGCAAAGGCAAGCATCCAactgtatttctgtcatgaaaaacctcctcataaaaaattatcggCCATCCGGagacaacaaaaaattgtagaTCTATCCATTTGCGGGAAAGCagcaatacgcacaccacaaattggaggcgAATGGCCAAACAGGCAACAAAGAGtgaaagcgccaattatacGAGATTTTGCTAGATTAAAGTCAATTAGTAAACCACTAGTAATATTAAAACGTTACAAACGCAACAAATACCACGTTTTACAACTGTTGATACAAGGAAAAATCGCAGGGCGAAGCGGAATTGacaggaaaaaaattacttgACTTGACAAAATCAAAGAGTGGACAGGtctgaaattaattttctaactAACAGAGGCAGCGAGAAACGGACACAAATTAAAGGGCATCATTAGAAATATGGCCTGACAATCGCATGGCTAAGATCAAAATAATGGCGAAGAAGGAGAATTTTTCACTTCACTTACCGAAGATATTGAAATTACCTTGGGCAAAATACTTTAACCAAATTTGCGACTAACTTCGTGATGAACTGTATGTGCGTAGGCTTCTCTTTTGCCACTCCACCTTTTCTCAGGAAATACGTCGAGTAGAAACTATTAAACAGCACACACTTATACATAGACTCTAATTTTATATGCACGGCACTCAATGAAAACtgttttatacattttacattactttggttttgaaaaatgttaaactaaaattattgtAGTGTGAAACGGAAGTTGAGAGCAGCTAACTGAAGCAAATTGTCAAGGAAATGacgaaatgaaaacgaaatgaacTGAAACATAGCCCAGCCAAGCACAAAGGATCTAGGTTGTGCTGAAGCTTCGAAGCTTCGCAACCACGTAGTAATTTATGaattacatacattttaaaaaaaaataccagtctaacggttagacttgatagaagtgaaaccttccgtaaaacaaactgagagagaataagacgaaagcagcattaggagcgggataattataggttcattataatattgctataaagttcatattttattttcttcattttatcattattcatcctcaatgttttcaatttcaacaaatgatacgagtggcttatgatagataaaatatgatacaaatgctttggtttcgatgttgtcaaaaaaaaatacccaaacggaccgaagaaacagacttacaaatttcttccattttcgtctacttgtattcatataaaaatttgtctcttcccaccaaagctaaatgtatttagtatatttcttcttgcatttattcaaggctgaaatcccgacGGTattgcaataccgggccaacccgtggcagaggtggagagcaagcccctaaaacactccgcgcatttccaaaaattagtttaacatttgttgtcctccgatggaggatctatcagatgttaagctgataaaaacagataccacactacctagtcaatacattttaaataataaacctaataaaacttttgagaattacacgctcacaaaaattatttatatcaacatataatataacgcttcgtagccaagttggtcgcttttttcgtttcatttttcctcaaatcactcccaacgattctaaagaagttttcacttcaaaaatttaagtACAACCCGCCACCACaaccatatattttcctacCATACCATATTTTCGAAACTTTAACAATTCCGCGTACTTGCCGTCGAaatgattttatagtatttccGCTTATAAGCActagaaaaactaaaagaaaaaactaaaattcttaCAAACACCGAAAATTTGAACATCTTTTCACTTACAGaactataatttaattttgtactcATACCTGCGAATAAGTTTATGCCTGAGATTGATAAAATTGAGCATTACAATTTTCGCCTCGCTACAATGAGCATTCGATCCAAAATGgcaacctttttttaaattactaagCAATTCgcacatattttaaataaataaactctcAATTTTTTCCTGCTTTggacatttatttaatttaaggttAATCTGCGCTTTTATCtgggaatacattttaatatgcaAGCTACGGCCAAGTATTTCTAACACCTGCGTGCAACTCTGTGCGCAGAGTGTGTGTTCAGTCAAAGCCAGCAAATCTAGTTGGAATAATTTGTCAAAAATTCGTTTGTACCGTAGCCGCCGCATGCGTGGACATTTGTGTAGAAATCCAATTATACATTGTGAAGTTATTGAAAAATGCCAACCATCGGTGTAAAGCGAGATTTACTCTTCGAAGAGCTGGGCCAAAAATATAGTGAGTGACAATGTTACATATTCGAATAGTTTGAAAGACAACAGAAACTTTTAATCTACTTTCCCGCAGCTGACGATGAGTTCCAGCAGTTGTGCTTTGCTTTCGGTCTCGAGCTGGATGAAGTCGTAAGTAATTGAAGAATTTATTAGCgatcttgaaataattttatggaACGTTTTTTTGACAGACGACAGAGAAGCAAATGCTAACCAAAGAACAGGGTGATGTAGCTGCATTGGTCAATGCCTCGGAGGAGAttatttacagaattgatattcCCGCTAATCGGTATGACTTGCTGTGTATGGAAGGATTGGTAACATCATTGCTAGTTTTCCAGGGCAAGTAAGTTTCTGTGTCTCATTATGAAAGTTAtttgctttaattatttttggttttatttaaagaataaagCCACCGAAATTCAATTTTGTGGAACCAGCGCAACGGCAAGTTCTTAAAATTCTACCCGAAACTACACAAATTCGTCCTTTCGCTGTGGCCGCCGTTTTACGGAACCTCACATTTAACAAGGATGCGTACGACAGTTTCATCGAACTGCAAGATAAGTTACATCAAAACCTCTGTCGCAAACGCTCTCTAGTCGCAATAGGTACTCACGATTTAGACACGTTACAAGGCCCATTTACATATGAAGCCCGTGCGCCAGACAACATAGAATTTGTACCGCTCAACCAAACGAAAAAACTGAACGGGCATGGCATAATGGAGCTGTATTCCACCCATGCGCAACTGAAACAATACTTACCAATTATTCGCGACTCTCCAGTGTATCCAGTTATCTACGATGCTAAGGGAGTAGTATTATCAATGCCACCCATCATCAATGGCAATCATTCAAAGATCACTTTACAAACCCGCAATGTCTTCATCGAATGTACGGCTACGGATCTTACTAAAGCAAAAATTGTGCTGGACACTTTAGTGTGCATGTTCTCAGTGCATTGCGGCGAGAAATTCACCGTCGAGCCTTGCGATGTGGTGCAACCAGATGGTACTGTGGTTAAATATCCGGAACTAGAAGTGCGCCAAAAAGTGATATCGGCGAAAAAGGCAAACGCCTACATTGGCATACAGGAAAAGCCCACAAGTATTGCTGACATGCTCACGCGCATGTACCTCGAGTCTGAAGTGGCAGAAGGGGGCGACAACATACTAGTGCGAATACCGCCAACACGCCACGATGTCTTGCATGCTTGCGATATTTACGAGGATGTGGCGATTGCTTATggctataataatataaaaaagtcatTGCCCGCTTTCATGCATATAGCCAAGCAATTTCCGTT
Coding sequences within:
- the LOC129242194 gene encoding phenylalanine--tRNA ligase beta subunit — protein: MPTIGVKRDLLFEELGQKYTDDEFQQLCFAFGLELDEVTTEKQMLTKEQGDVAALVNASEEIIYRIDIPANRYDLLCMEGLVTSLLVFQGKIKPPKFNFVEPAQRQVLKILPETTQIRPFAVAAVLRNLTFNKDAYDSFIELQDKLHQNLCRKRSLVAIGTHDLDTLQGPFTYEARAPDNIEFVPLNQTKKLNGHGIMELYSTHAQLKQYLPIIRDSPVYPVIYDAKGVVLSMPPIINGNHSKITLQTRNVFIECTATDLTKAKIVLDTLVCMFSVHCGEKFTVEPCDVVQPDGTVVKYPELEVRQKVISAKKANAYIGIQEKPTSIADMLTRMYLESEVAEGGDNILVRIPPTRHDVLHACDIYEDVAIAYGYNNIKKSLPAFMHIAKQFPLNKLTEQLREQVAQAGFTEALTFTLCSRDDIARKLNRSIDSIAAAHIANPKTLEFQVVRTTLLPGLLKTLVANRKMPLPLKLFEIGDIVVADDETEVGARNERRLCAVNCNKSAGFEVVHGLLDRVMQLLEVPWKSGSQKHGYHLQAADDPAYFPGRCASIMLNNVAIGRIGVLHPTVLQAFELTTPCSAVEFNIEPFV